The Chitinivorax sp. PXF-14 genome contains the following window.
GGATGCTGTCCGTGGTGAAGCAGAGGCAGCGCTATTTGCTATACAACTGGCTCGATCTGCTGATCATCGCGGCCAGTGCGGCGAGCTTTGCCGGTGCCGGCACCGAGTGGGTGGCGTTGGCACGGGTGCTGCGGCTGACGGCGATCGCCATGATGCTGGTCAGGGTGATGAGCTCGGTGCGGCGTTTGTTCTCGCCCGACGGCCTGCCCTACATCCTGGCATTCGGCGTGGCCACCATGCTGGTCGGCGGGGCGGTGTTCTATTGGCTCGAACCTACCGTGCAATCGTTCGGCGAGGGCATCTGGCTTGCCTTCACCACGGCCGCCACGGTAGGGTACGGTGACCTGGTGCCGACGACGATCACCGCGCGCGTGTTTGCGATCCTGCTGGTGCTGGTCGGCTACAGCATGCTGAGCGCGGTGACGGCGAGTATCGCCGCCATCTTCATCGGCGAGGATGAAAAGCGGTTGAGGCGTGACATGCATCGCGACATTCAACACCTGCAGCATGAAGTCACTCAGCTCAAACACGAGTTGCAAGCGATCAGGCGTTTGTTGGAAGATCGGCAACGCGATTGAACACTTCACCCGACAACGGGTCTACCGGGCCTCACGTTTATTACACCCAATCACTCTCTATGCTACTTAACCTCGTCCCGCCGCGCCGCCTCGGCAATTTCATAGGCTTCCTGTTCTGCAGCAGCCTGATCGCTTATGCGCTCTATCTGCAGTATTACGAATTCCAGGTGCCTTGCCCGCTGTGCATTCTGCAACGGGTGCTGGTGATCGGCATGGGGCTCGTGTTCCTGCTTGCCGCCCTGCATCACCCCAAGGGCTGGGGCGCGCGTGCGTATGCCTTGCTGCTGACGCTGATCGGCCTCGGTGGCGCGGGCGTGGCGGCGCGCCATGTGTGGATTCAGCATTTGCCGCCGGCGGAAGTGCCGGTCTGCGGCCCTGGGCTCGAATACATGCTCGAAACCATGCCCTGGGCCAAGGCGCTGGCCACGGTGCTGCATGGCTCGGGTGAGTGTGCCGAGGCTGGCTGGCGCTTTCTTGGCTTGACCATCCCGGGCTGGACGCTGCTGTGCTTCCTTGGCCTGGTGGTTTACGCCATATTACTGGTTTACAAGGAAGAGACGCGCCGGCGCGCCCGATAAGCATGAGCGAAGACAACACCACGGACGAAGCCCCCGTCGCGGACATCCCCGCGGATGAGGACAGCGGCGAGGGCAAGCCTGGCATCAAGGCCTGGCTGCGCTCGCAGATTCGCCTGATCGCCATACTGGGCGGCGTGGTGGTCGTGGGTGTCGTTGTGGTGCTGGTGGCGCTGACCCTGTTCAAGCGGCCGGCGGCGGCTCCTCCGCATGGTGCCGCAACGCCGCCGCATGCAGCCGGCAAGCAGCCCGCCACCACGGCGAAGGCCGCAACACCCAAGCCTGCAGTGGTGGAAGCTGGCCATGCAGGTACTGCCGCCCCTGCTGCCGTGCCCGCCACGCCGACAGGGCCGGCCGCGCTTGAGGCCGAGCGCAAACAGCTGGAGCAGGAAAGAGAAAAGCTCGCGGCGGAACGCAAGGCGCTCGACGAGGCCAGGAGGCAGCTTGCCGACGAGCAGCATGCCGCGGCGCCCGAGGCGGCCAGGCGTGACAGCCCGAAAACCGGTGCAGCCGGCGTCGGCGATTGCCAGCTCAGCGGGGACGTTACCAGCCTGCGGGAAGGGCTGCGGCGTTGCCTGGGCTTGCCGGAGAAGCCGGCTGGCGACGCCAAGGCCGACACGGCAGCCAACAAGGCCGCCAGCCCGCCGCCAAATACCGGCAAGCATTGAGCGAAAAAGCCCGCGAGATTTGCGGGCTTTTTCGTTTCAATCGGCGCCTATTTCTTTTTCGGTGCGGCGGCGGCCGGTTTCGCAGGCGCATACATCATCCGCTCCATGGTCGCGTCGGCGATGTTGAACCAGCCATGCTGGAGTTTGCGGAATTTCAGCCACTCGGTATAAATCCTGCGGAATTTCTCGTTCTTGGCGGCTTCTTCCTCGTACACCTGGAAGGTGGCGGCCTGCGCGGCAGCCACGACATCCTGCGGATAAGGGTGCAGCTTGACGCCGTTGCCGAGCAGGCGCACCAGTGCCAGCGGGTTCTTGGCGTCGTACTCTGCCAGCAT
Protein-coding sequences here:
- a CDS encoding disulfide bond formation protein B, translating into MLLNLVPPRRLGNFIGFLFCSSLIAYALYLQYYEFQVPCPLCILQRVLVIGMGLVFLLAALHHPKGWGARAYALLLTLIGLGGAGVAARHVWIQHLPPAEVPVCGPGLEYMLETMPWAKALATVLHGSGECAEAGWRFLGLTIPGWTLLCFLGLVVYAILLVYKEETRRRAR
- a CDS encoding potassium channel family protein; translated protein: MFSQLRILIGAAGVPPDDNTRAYEWERRLHWLMLCVALLAVPTYYLDEIASARVLHLIGEWMDAIILAAFTFELLWMLSVVKQRQRYLLYNWLDLLIIAASAASFAGAGTEWVALARVLRLTAIAMMLVRVMSSVRRLFSPDGLPYILAFGVATMLVGGAVFYWLEPTVQSFGEGIWLAFTTAATVGYGDLVPTTITARVFAILLVLVGYSMLSAVTASIAAIFIGEDEKRLRRDMHRDIQHLQHEVTQLKHELQAIRRLLEDRQRD